A stretch of the Capsicum annuum cultivar UCD-10X-F1 chromosome 10, UCD10Xv1.1, whole genome shotgun sequence genome encodes the following:
- the LOC124887819 gene encoding uncharacterized protein LOC124887819, whose translation MLKKKGKVNERVIAIVRVGDTSAKMLKEIICSFLMRHSLSTSKIRGQGFDRDNNMQGEMNGLKALILRETPSAFCIHCFAQQLQLKFVAVSKIYLLVDDFFAIISNVLNVVGALFKPRDQLWDHHVKILEQLLESGEVQSEKGLNKERGLQSTGDTRWGSHFRTLVNFIVLFSSIVHVLDEIKCGGSNSNDRLQAGAFLSMINEFEFTFLLHLMLKILVMSNELIASLQRKEQDIVNAMIFLDITKKRLQLLSDDG comes from the coding sequence atgttaaaaaaaaaaggtaaagtgaATGAGCGAGTTATTGCTATTGTTCGTGTTGGTGATACATCGGCAAAAATGTTGAAGGAAATAATATGTTCTTTTCTTATGAGACATTCTTTAAGTACATCTAAAATACGTGGACAAGGCTTTGATAGAGACAATAACATGCAAGGAGAGATGAATGGTCTTAAAGCTTTGATTTTGCGTGAAACTCCTTCGGCATTTTGTATTCATTGTTTTGCTCAACAATTACAATTGAAATTTGTAGCCGTTTCCAAAATATATTTGCTCGTAGATGACTTTTTTGCTATTATTAgtaatgttttgaatgtggtagGAGCATTATTTAAGCCCCGAGATCAACTTTGGGACCATCATGTGAAAATATTGGAGCAACTACTAGAAAGTGGTGAAGTTCAAAGTGAAAAAGGATTAAATAAAGAACGAGGACTTCAAAGTACAGGTGACACTCGTTGGGGTTCACATTTTAGAACATTGGTTaactttattgttttattttcatCTATAGTTCATGTGCTTGATGAGATAAAATGTGGAGGCTCGAATTCCAATGATAGATTACAAGCCGGGGCTTTTTTGAGTATGATCAATGAATTTGAATTTACTTTCTTGCTTCATTTGATGTTGAAGATATTGGTGATGTCCAATGAACTAATTGCATCATTACAAAGGAAAGAGCAAGATATTGTCAATGCCATGATATTTCTTGACATTACTAAGAAAAGATTGCAATTGTTGAGTGATGATGGATGA
- the LOC124887820 gene encoding probable LRR receptor-like serine/threonine-protein kinase At1g74360, giving the protein MLHGNSCAGVIITSGIPNLGTFLDWTHCNSYTGGITTSGIPNLGNLSRLDLIDNEFFGPLPIELSKIKGLKFLILAYNQFNGSIPSEYGDIPTLQALHLSSNKLNFGAIPPSLGKLTSLLWLILANNSLNCGIPPELGNCNSLLWLNLANNQLSGPIPPQLARIGSNLMPSFLSNRAKDKVTTGSGEMLLYEKVDTS; this is encoded by the coding sequence ATGTTGCATGGTAACTCTTGTGCTGGAGTCATAATTACCTCTGGAATTCCCAACTTAGGAACCTTTCTTGATTGGACGCATTGCAACTCTTATACTGGTGGGATAACTACATCTGGAATTCCCAACTTAGGGAACCTTTCTCGATTGGACTTGATCGATAACGAATTCTTTGGTCCATTGCCAATTGAACTTTCTAAGATAAAAGGGTTGAAGTTTCTGATTCTTGCATACAACCAGTTTAATGGAAGTATACCCTCAGAATACGGGGATATTCCGACACTTCAGGCCCTTCATCTTTCCTCCAATAAGTTAAATTTTGGTGCGATACCACCAAGTTTAGGGAAGCTAACCTCACTTTTATGGTTGATACTTGCTAATAATTCACTGAACTGTGGCATCCCACCTGAGTTGGGAAATTGCAACAGCTTATTGTGGTTGAATCTTGCAAACAATCAACTTTCAGGGCCAATTCCGCCTCAGTTAGCAAGAATTGGCTCAAATCTTATGCCTTCTTTCTTATCGAATAGGGCAAAGGATAAGGTCACTACTGGCTCGGGGGAAATGCTTCTCTATGAAAAGGTGGATACTAGCTGA